A genomic segment from Lignipirellula cremea encodes:
- a CDS encoding PVC-type heme-binding CxxCH protein, which yields MKLRLLLTVALSVMLSGLWSAPARAAAGEKKVVFVAGKKSHGYGSHEHYAGSVLLAQALEKAMPNFKTVVTRDGWPQDASVLEGADVVVMYADGGGGHPVNAHLAELDALAEKGVGVVCLHYGVEVPTGPSGEHFLKWIGGYFEANWSVNPHWTASFQEFPEHPTTQGVKPFAINDEWYYHMRFRDNMEGVTPILTDLPGADTLRRPDGAHSGNPAVREAVLKRKERQHVAWASERKNGQRGFGFTGGHFHWNWGDDNFRKVVLNAIVWAAHGEVPKNGVESRRLTVVDLEENQDEEQPKNFDRSAIEKQLNPSTDKQSSAAPRASSPAMGAEKPVYASPIITSKTPGQAVAIKADITGAKELYLMVRDAGNGFACDWADWAEPRLVGPQGEKKLTDLKWKAASSGFGDPHVNGNVEGKPLRIAGESVEYGLGVHANSVVAYDLPAGYTQFVARGGLDNGGVDQKTCGDESSVQFLVFTQKPKVVQTAAPAKGGSREPEDAVAGLDVADGLEAHLFASEPALKSLTNLDIDHLGRIWVCEVMNYRHNNGSRPEGDRILVLEDTTGDGLADKQTVFYQGRDIDSALGICVLGDKVIVSASPNVLVFTDSDGDLKPDKKELLFTKTGQAQHDHSAHSFMFGPDGKLYWNFGNTGQGVRDKNGEVVIDVDGHPVLDNGKPYYGGMPFRCNLDGSDFEVLAHNFRNNYEVAVDSFGGLWQSDNDDDGNKAVRINFVMEHGNYGYRDELTGAGWKSNRTNMETEVPLQHWHLNDPGVVPNLLQTGAGSPTGICVYEGDLLPAVFQNQVIHCDAGPNVVRAYPVKPDGAGYSAEIVNVLHGARDNWFRPADVCVAPDGSLFVTDWYDPGVGGHRQGDLDRGRLFRIAPPGVKYTTPKFDFQTAEGAAEALRNPNLEVRYLAWTALHGMGEKAEPALLKMAGDSDPRMRARAIWLLGKIAGREQKTVDQAAADKDPNVRMTAIRLARQNGADLLGLVKSLVKDPSPQVRRELAIALRGNDDSAMPGLWAELAQQHDGKDRWYLEALGIGAEGQWDACLAAWLKATGDKWDTPAGRDIIWRSRSEQTPAYLAKIIKSQPEAEQSRYFRAFDYFQGPAKDAALNSILGL from the coding sequence ATGAAGTTGCGTTTGCTGCTGACCGTCGCCCTGTCGGTGATGCTGTCGGGCCTGTGGAGTGCGCCTGCCCGCGCCGCCGCAGGGGAGAAGAAGGTTGTTTTTGTCGCCGGTAAAAAGAGCCACGGATATGGTTCGCACGAACATTACGCCGGCAGCGTGCTGCTGGCCCAGGCGCTGGAAAAGGCGATGCCGAACTTCAAAACGGTCGTCACCCGGGACGGCTGGCCGCAGGATGCGAGCGTGCTGGAAGGCGCCGATGTGGTGGTGATGTATGCCGACGGCGGCGGCGGCCATCCGGTCAATGCGCACCTGGCGGAACTCGATGCGCTGGCCGAAAAAGGGGTCGGCGTCGTCTGTCTCCATTACGGCGTCGAAGTGCCCACGGGCCCCTCGGGCGAGCATTTTCTCAAATGGATCGGCGGCTACTTCGAAGCCAACTGGTCGGTCAATCCGCACTGGACGGCCAGCTTTCAGGAGTTTCCCGAACACCCAACCACGCAGGGAGTTAAGCCGTTTGCGATTAACGACGAGTGGTACTACCACATGCGTTTTCGCGACAACATGGAAGGCGTCACGCCCATTCTGACCGACCTGCCCGGAGCGGATACGCTGCGTCGTCCCGATGGCGCCCACAGCGGCAATCCGGCCGTGCGGGAAGCGGTCCTCAAACGGAAAGAACGGCAGCATGTGGCCTGGGCGTCGGAGCGGAAGAACGGCCAGCGCGGCTTCGGGTTCACTGGCGGCCATTTCCACTGGAACTGGGGCGACGATAACTTCCGCAAGGTCGTGCTCAATGCGATCGTGTGGGCGGCCCATGGCGAAGTGCCCAAAAACGGCGTCGAAAGCCGCCGGCTGACGGTCGTCGATCTGGAAGAGAACCAGGACGAAGAGCAGCCCAAGAACTTCGATCGTTCCGCGATCGAAAAGCAGCTGAATCCGTCGACGGACAAACAGTCCAGCGCCGCGCCGCGTGCGTCGTCGCCGGCGATGGGAGCCGAGAAGCCCGTTTACGCCAGCCCGATTATCACCTCCAAAACGCCCGGCCAGGCGGTCGCCATCAAAGCTGATATCACCGGCGCCAAAGAACTCTATTTAATGGTTCGCGACGCCGGAAACGGCTTTGCGTGCGACTGGGCCGACTGGGCCGAGCCGCGGCTGGTGGGGCCCCAGGGAGAAAAGAAGCTGACCGATCTCAAATGGAAGGCCGCTTCTTCAGGCTTTGGCGATCCGCACGTTAACGGCAACGTCGAGGGGAAACCGCTCCGCATTGCCGGAGAAAGCGTCGAGTACGGCCTGGGCGTTCACGCCAATTCGGTCGTCGCCTATGACCTGCCGGCCGGCTACACACAGTTTGTAGCGCGGGGCGGGCTCGATAACGGCGGCGTCGATCAGAAGACTTGCGGCGACGAATCGAGCGTGCAGTTCCTGGTCTTCACCCAGAAGCCGAAGGTCGTGCAGACGGCCGCTCCGGCGAAAGGCGGCAGTCGCGAACCTGAAGACGCAGTCGCCGGGCTGGATGTGGCCGATGGTCTGGAGGCCCATCTGTTCGCTTCCGAGCCGGCCCTCAAAAGCCTGACGAACCTGGATATCGACCACCTCGGCCGGATCTGGGTCTGCGAAGTGATGAACTACCGCCACAACAACGGCTCCCGGCCCGAAGGCGACCGGATCCTGGTGCTGGAAGACACCACCGGCGACGGCCTGGCCGACAAGCAGACGGTGTTTTACCAGGGACGCGATATCGACTCGGCCCTGGGCATTTGCGTGCTGGGCGACAAGGTGATTGTTTCCGCTTCGCCGAATGTTCTGGTCTTTACCGATTCCGACGGCGATCTGAAGCCGGACAAGAAAGAGCTGCTGTTCACCAAGACGGGCCAGGCCCAGCATGACCACTCGGCCCACTCCTTTATGTTTGGTCCCGACGGCAAGCTGTACTGGAACTTTGGCAACACGGGACAGGGCGTGCGCGACAAGAACGGCGAGGTCGTGATCGATGTCGACGGCCATCCGGTCCTGGACAACGGCAAGCCTTATTACGGCGGCATGCCGTTCCGCTGCAATCTGGACGGCAGCGATTTTGAAGTGCTGGCCCATAACTTCCGGAACAACTACGAAGTGGCGGTTGATTCGTTCGGCGGCCTGTGGCAGTCCGATAACGACGACGACGGCAACAAAGCGGTCCGCATCAACTTCGTCATGGAGCATGGCAACTACGGCTATCGCGACGAGCTGACCGGCGCCGGCTGGAAGTCGAACCGCACCAATATGGAAACCGAAGTTCCCCTGCAGCACTGGCACCTGAACGATCCGGGCGTGGTTCCGAACCTGCTGCAGACCGGCGCCGGTTCGCCCACCGGCATTTGTGTTTATGAAGGCGATCTGTTGCCGGCCGTGTTCCAGAACCAGGTGATCCATTGCGACGCCGGGCCGAACGTGGTGCGCGCGTACCCGGTGAAACCCGATGGCGCCGGTTACTCGGCCGAGATCGTGAACGTGCTGCATGGCGCACGCGACAACTGGTTCCGTCCGGCCGATGTGTGCGTCGCTCCCGATGGCTCACTGTTTGTCACCGACTGGTACGATCCGGGCGTCGGCGGTCATCGCCAGGGCGACCTCGACCGGGGGCGTTTGTTCCGCATCGCTCCGCCGGGCGTTAAATACACGACGCCGAAGTTTGACTTCCAAACGGCCGAAGGCGCCGCCGAAGCGCTTCGCAACCCGAACCTCGAGGTGCGATACCTGGCCTGGACCGCCTTGCATGGCATGGGCGAAAAGGCCGAACCGGCCCTGCTGAAAATGGCGGGCGACTCGGATCCGCGGATGCGGGCCCGGGCGATCTGGCTGCTCGGCAAAATCGCCGGACGGGAACAGAAGACCGTCGACCAGGCCGCCGCCGACAAAGACCCGAACGTCCGCATGACGGCCATTCGTCTGGCTCGCCAGAACGGAGCCGATCTGCTCGGTCTGGTCAAATCACTGGTGAAGGACCCCTCGCCGCAGGTGCGCCGCGAGCTGGCGATTGCTCTCCGCGGCAACGACGATTCGGCCATGCCTGGCCTGTGGGCCGAACTGGCCCAGCAGCACGACGGCAAAGACCGCTGGTACCTGGAAGCCCTGGGCATCGGCGCCGAAGGCCAATGGGATGCGTGTCTGGCCGCCTGGCTGAAAGCGACGGGAGACAAGTGGGATACGCCGGCGGGCCGCGACATTATCTGGCGCAGCCGCTCCGAGCAAACGCCCGCCTACCTGGCGAAGATCATCAAGAGCCAGCCCGAAGCGGAGCAGTCGCGTTATTTCCGCGCCTTTGATTACTTCCAGGGTCCGGCTAAAGACGCGGCGCTAAACAGCATCCTGGGACTGTAA